From the genome of Ahaetulla prasina isolate Xishuangbanna chromosome 15, ASM2864084v1, whole genome shotgun sequence, one region includes:
- the SPRING1 gene encoding SREBP regulating gene protein — protein sequence MVQLVALVWRRLLRKRWVLGIVFGLSLIYFLNSTFKQEERVLRDRNFPQAQDENRPIAWKVHFSLGNSSQPNNQCRNSVQGKLLITDELGYICERKDLLANGCCNVEAPGVKLYSCDSCLPSGCCSVYEACVSCCLQPNKQQLLEHFLNRAAVAFRNLFMAVEDHFELCLAKCRTSSQSVQHENTYRNPIAKYCYGEFPPDLLSV from the exons ATGGTGCAGCTGGTAGCGCTggtttggcgaaggttgttgcgCAAGCGATGGGTCCTGGGCATCGTCTTCGGGCTGTCCCTCATCTACTTCCTTAACAGCACCTTCAAGCAG GAAGAGAGAGTGCTGCGGGATCGGAATTTCCCCCAAGCTCAAGACGAAAATCGGCCCATCGCCTGGAAAGTCCATTTCAGCTTGGGGAATAGCAGCCAGCCGAACAACCAATGTCGGAACTCTGTCCAAGGGAAATTGTTGATCACGGATGAGTTGG GTTACATCTGCGAAAGGAAGGACCTGCTGGCGAACGGGTGTTGCAATGTGGAGGCGCCCGGTGTCAAGTTGTACAGCTGCGACAGCTGCCTGCCGAGCGGATGTTGCAGTGTCTATGAGGCCTGTGTGTCCTGCTGCTTACAGCCCAACAAG CAACAGCTCCTTGAGCATTTTCTAAACCGAGCGGCCGTGGCCTTTCGGAATCTCTTCATGGCTGTGGAAGATCACTTCGAGCTCTGCCTGGCCAAGTGCAGGACCTCCTCCCAG AGCGTGCAACATGAAAACACCTACCGCAACCCTATTGCTAAATACTGCTATGGGGAATTCCCCCCAGATCTTCTGTCTGTGTGA